From a region of the Georgenia yuyongxinii genome:
- a CDS encoding MFS transporter gives MSVLSDLRAVAVHRDFRKLFTVRLVSQCGDGMFQIGLATLFFFNPANMATATSVAAAFAVLLLPFTVVGPFAGPLLDRWRRRQVLFLGNALRVVLGLVLAVLMATVGVGLPVYVLALVTLGVNRFLLSALSAGLPRVVPGDLLLIANTLTPTLGGVSAVVGAAVGFLINMVMPAGSLKDGVVLAVAALLFGAASLLALRLGPDQLGPDRRSGAAELRRDLRATVGDMVDGARYLVARRTPGMALGVMAVHRFLYGVNFIALLLISRNLLSDPADADTGLKTFGLLTAISFAGNGLAIVLTPVAHERMRPSVWIVTCLGIAALSQTLLALSPARAVIMAAAVLMGLGVQGAKIAVDTIVQRDTDDSYRGRAFSLYDVLYNAAFVAAAALAAVALPDTGWSRTTFAVLTLVYVAVALAYRGGTRRVDDLPVPVLGSERS, from the coding sequence GTGAGCGTGCTGTCCGACCTGCGAGCGGTTGCCGTCCACCGCGACTTCCGCAAGCTCTTCACCGTCCGGCTGGTGTCCCAGTGCGGGGACGGCATGTTCCAGATCGGGCTGGCCACCCTGTTCTTCTTCAACCCGGCGAACATGGCGACCGCCACCAGCGTGGCCGCCGCGTTCGCCGTCCTGCTGCTGCCGTTCACCGTGGTGGGCCCGTTCGCGGGGCCGCTGCTGGACCGTTGGCGGCGGCGGCAGGTGCTGTTCCTCGGCAACGCCCTGCGCGTGGTGCTCGGCCTGGTGCTCGCTGTGCTGATGGCCACCGTCGGCGTCGGGCTGCCGGTGTACGTCCTCGCCCTGGTGACCCTGGGCGTGAATCGGTTCCTGCTCTCGGCGCTGTCGGCCGGCCTGCCGCGGGTGGTGCCCGGCGACCTGCTGCTCATCGCCAACACTCTCACCCCCACCCTCGGCGGCGTCTCCGCCGTGGTGGGTGCGGCCGTGGGGTTCCTCATCAACATGGTGATGCCGGCGGGATCCCTCAAGGACGGCGTGGTGCTGGCGGTGGCCGCCCTGCTCTTCGGCGCCGCCTCGTTGCTCGCACTCCGGCTGGGACCGGACCAGCTCGGGCCCGACCGGCGCTCCGGTGCGGCAGAGCTGCGGCGGGATCTGCGCGCGACGGTCGGCGACATGGTCGACGGCGCCCGCTACCTCGTCGCGCGCCGCACCCCGGGGATGGCCCTCGGCGTCATGGCCGTCCACCGCTTCCTCTACGGCGTCAACTTCATCGCCCTGCTGCTCATCTCCCGCAACCTGCTCTCCGACCCTGCCGACGCCGACACGGGACTGAAGACCTTCGGGCTGCTCACCGCGATCTCCTTCGCCGGCAACGGGCTGGCGATCGTGCTGACCCCGGTCGCGCACGAGCGCATGCGCCCGTCGGTCTGGATCGTCACCTGCTTGGGGATCGCCGCGCTGAGCCAGACGCTGCTGGCGCTCTCCCCTGCCCGGGCGGTGATCATGGCGGCCGCGGTGCTCATGGGGCTGGGCGTGCAGGGCGCGAAGATCGCGGTGGACACCATCGTCCAGCGCGACACCGACGACTCCTACCGCGGGCGCGCGTTCTCGCTCTACGACGTCCTCTACAACGCCGCCTTCGTGGCGGCGGCCGCGCTGGCCGCTGTCGCCCTGCCGGACACCGGGTGGTCGCGAACGACGTTCGCAGTGCTCACCCTGGTGTACGTGGCGGTGGCGCTGGCCTACCGGGGTGGGACCCGGCGGGTGGACGACCTTCCGGTGCCCGTGCTGGGCAGCGAACGGAGCTGA